In Scophthalmus maximus strain ysfricsl-2021 chromosome 5, ASM2237912v1, whole genome shotgun sequence, a single window of DNA contains:
- the LOC118311062 gene encoding histamine H3 receptor-like produces the protein MSEEHAESNSSRHYFDSASTRFQGSFVFSGPAFVVLTVMMVTLVVVIVLGNALVIVAFKVDKSLRRQCNYYFLNLAISDFLVGAFCIPVYIPYILTGRWTLGRGLCKLWLVMDYLLCSASVFNIVLISYDRFLSVTRAVSYRARQGMTHQAIVKMIAVWVLAFVLYGPAIIFWELVVGRSRVPKDECFAEFYYSWYFLLSASMLEFFSPFISVAFFNLSIYLSIRRRRLHSGKVQLHLQMSEPASAQGEGTPMSHNWGFGTKLAVRGSFHSQSSSPSLGKLHPSPSRVAAPSRLSRDKKIAKSLAIIVCVFAICWAPYTLLMIIRAACRGRCIQHHWYEVTFWLLWLNSAINPLLYPLCHSSFRRAFSKILCAKRNTTLPSSVPRAGQ, from the exons ATGTCGGAGGAGCACGCGGAGTCCAACTCCAGTCGGCACTATTTCGACAGCGCCTCGACCAGGTTCCAGGGCAGCTTCGTGTTTTCCGGACCCGCGTTCGTCGTGTTGACGGTGATGATGGTGACTCTGGTCGTTGTGATAGTTCTGGGAAACGCACTGGTCATCGTGGCCTTTAAAGTGGACAAGAGTTTGAGGAGACAGTGCAATTACTACTTCCTCAATTTGGCAATATCAGATTTTCTTGTAG GAGCATTCTGCATCCCGGTCTACATCCCCTACATCCTCACAGGCCGGTGGACACTGGGCCGAGGACTGTGTAAACTGTGGCTGGTCATGGACTACCTGCTTTGCTCTGCCTCGGTCTTCAACATCGTCCTCATCAGCTACGACCGCTTTCTGTCAGTCACCAGAGCA GTAAGTTACCGTGCCAGACAGGGCATGACTCATCAAGCCATAGTCAAGATGATCGCTGTCTGGGTGCTGGCCTTTGTCCTGTACGGCCCAGCGATCATATTCTGGGAGCTGGTCGTGGGCAGAAGCCGTGTGCCAAAGGATGAGTGCTTTGCGGAGTTCTATTACTCTTGGTATTTCCTGCTGAGCGCCTCAATGCTGgaatttttctctcccttcatctccGTGGCTTTCTTCAACCTCAGCATTTACCTCAGCATACGCAGGAGGAGGCTCCACAGCGGGAAGGTGCAGCTGCACCTTCAAATGAGCGAACCTGCCTCTGCCCAGGGGGAGGGCACCCCCATGTCCCACAACTGGGGGTTTGGGACCAAACTGGCTGTAAGAGGCTCTTTCCACTCCCAGTCCTCCTCTCCCAGTTTGGGTAAACTACATCCCTCACCCAGCAGGGTCGCCGCGCCAAGCCGCCTGTCCAGGGATAAGAAAATTGCTAAGTCCCTGGCCATCATAGTGTGCGTGTTTGCCATCTGCTGGGCACCGTACACCCTACTGATGATCATCCGTGCCGCCTGCAGAGGGCGATGCATCCAGCATCACTGGTACGAGGTCACCTTCTGGCTCCTGTGGCTCAACTCTGCTATTAACCCACTCCTGTACCCACTTTGCCACAGTAGCTTCCGCAGGGCATTTAGCAAGATCCTCTGCGCAAAGCGGAACACTACTCTGCCATCATCCGTCCCTCGTGCTGGCCAGTGA